In Campylobacter vicugnae, a genomic segment contains:
- a CDS encoding peptidylprolyl isomerase yields the protein MITWMQKHKKYLVVTIWVSTIAFVGAGFVGWGAYDMNTNRAKSVAKVGDRSISIGEFQQKYGTMYEYYVNASNGKFSQEQAEQMGLDKIVLQRLIQDNIMLNYADELGLSVSDEEIILALMVDPSFLIDGKFDKAKYENALKQARITPKDYEHNLANTLLLDKLFNALRVDANSKDFDMLAASYFMQDRVSIQIINEDKSSIKVDENELKSIWEKNKDKYLTKTKYTLKSKFIPKVASDENLTALKEYYEENRAEYRDGFDKILSFEAAKDRVKDDYDMRQTRKLALSQYLKAKKGEVELEFDIVALDGDYGFDFEELKNAQVGDYIKPFKYRVDYKDGYLISKLESKELPTPMAYENAKEFIIDDYIDNKLSKNLEAKAKSALNNFNGTDIGFVARDTRPVIKGLSENEVSEFVNLIFANSAKDGYVILGNKAVVYKILDQKLVTAKELSGYENLLRNSALSIKNEQLIEDLLSSLQHRYKIEQYYKGQ from the coding sequence ATGATAACTTGGATGCAAAAACATAAAAAATATTTAGTTGTTACGATTTGGGTTAGCACTATAGCATTTGTGGGTGCTGGATTTGTAGGCTGGGGTGCTTATGATATGAATACTAATCGTGCAAAATCTGTCGCAAAGGTAGGCGATAGAAGTATTTCAATTGGTGAATTTCAACAAAAATATGGCACAATGTATGAATATTATGTAAATGCCTCAAATGGTAAATTTAGCCAAGAACAAGCCGAACAAATGGGTCTTGATAAGATAGTTTTACAAAGATTAATCCAAGATAATATAATGCTAAATTATGCTGATGAACTAGGATTGAGTGTATCTGATGAGGAGATAATACTAGCTTTGATGGTTGATCCTAGCTTTTTAATTGATGGTAAATTTGATAAAGCAAAATATGAAAACGCACTAAAACAAGCCAGAATCACGCCTAAAGATTATGAGCATAATTTGGCTAATACTTTATTGCTTGATAAATTATTTAATGCTTTAAGGGTTGATGCAAACTCAAAAGATTTTGATATGTTAGCAGCTAGTTATTTTATGCAAGATAGGGTATCAATACAGATAATAAATGAGGATAAATCTAGCATAAAAGTAGATGAAAATGAGTTAAAATCAATTTGGGAAAAAAATAAAGATAAATATCTAACCAAAACCAAATATACTCTTAAAAGTAAATTTATACCAAAAGTTGCAAGTGATGAGAATTTAACTGCTTTAAAAGAGTATTATGAAGAAAATAGAGCTGAGTATAGAGATGGATTTGATAAAATTTTAAGCTTTGAAGCAGCTAAAGATCGTGTAAAAGATGATTATGATATGAGACAAACTAGAAAACTAGCATTAAGCCAATATTTAAAAGCAAAAAAAGGCGAAGTAGAACTTGAGTTTGATATAGTTGCTTTAGATGGGGATTATGGATTTGATTTTGAAGAGTTAAAAAATGCACAAGTTGGAGATTATATAAAACCATTTAAATATAGAGTAGATTATAAAGATGGATATTTAATCTCAAAACTAGAATCAAAAGAGCTTCCAACGCCTATGGCTTATGAAAACGCTAAAGAGTTTATAATAGATGATTATATAGATAATAAATTAAGCAAGAACCTAGAGGCTAAAGCTAAGAGTGCATTAAATAACTTTAATGGTACAGATATTGGTTTTGTAGCTAGAGATACCAGACCTGTAATTAAGGGCTTAAGCGAAAATGAAGTAAGTGAGTTTGTAAATTTAATTTTTGCAAATAGTGCTAAAGATGGTTATGTAATTTTGGGTAATAAGGCTGTGGTGTATAAAATTTTAGATCAAAAATTAGTAACTGCTAAGGAGCTATCTGGATATGAAAATTTACTTAGAAATAGCGCCCTTAGCATTAAAAATGAGCAACTAATAGAAGATTTACTCTCATCTCTTCAACATAGATATAAGATAGAACAATATTATAAAGGTCAGTAA
- the rsmH gene encoding 16S rRNA (cytosine(1402)-N(4))-methyltransferase RsmH, translated as MNPVHIPVLLHEVIDAFKDINSGVILDCTLGYGGHSKALLDALPNIKIIACDQDDMAIKYCQDKFKDYKDRIKIYKSNFNQIIKQIPQEDIRAILADIGVSSLQLDLNERGFALKSDNLDMRMDKENPLDAKTIVNSYSQDELQRIFIEYGELPNAKSIAQKIINTRENKEIISCKELVQIIGNSNLQNRSVSIATLVFQAIRIEVNKELDVLKELLNSIQNSQIDNAKLAIISFHSLEDRIIKDKFKKWQSSCICPPKAMRCECGNNHAIGKIITKKPITPTADEIKSNSRSSCSKMRIFNIKRQK; from the coding sequence TTGAATCCTGTGCATATTCCTGTTTTACTCCATGAAGTTATTGACGCCTTTAAAGATATTAATAGTGGTGTGATTTTAGACTGTACGCTAGGCTATGGTGGCCACTCAAAAGCACTACTAGATGCTTTGCCAAATATTAAAATAATAGCTTGCGACCAAGATGATATGGCTATAAAATATTGCCAAGATAAATTTAAAGATTATAAAGATAGAATCAAAATCTATAAAAGCAACTTTAATCAAATCATTAAGCAAATTCCGCAAGAAGATATAAGAGCAATCCTAGCTGATATCGGTGTTAGCTCACTTCAACTAGATCTTAATGAGCGTGGCTTTGCACTTAAAAGCGATAATTTAGATATGAGAATGGATAAAGAAAACCCACTTGATGCTAAAACCATAGTAAATAGCTATAGCCAAGATGAGCTTCAAAGGATATTTATAGAATATGGTGAGTTGCCAAATGCTAAATCCATAGCTCAAAAAATCATAAACACAAGAGAAAATAAAGAGATAATCTCATGTAAAGAGTTAGTCCAAATAATAGGAAACTCAAATTTACAAAATCGCTCAGTAAGTATCGCTACGCTAGTATTTCAAGCTATAAGAATCGAGGTAAATAAAGAGCTAGATGTCTTAAAAGAGCTACTAAATTCAATCCAAAACTCTCAAATAGATAATGCTAAATTAGCAATTATTAGCTTTCATTCGCTTGAAGATAGAATAATAAAAGATAAATTTAAAAAATGGCAATCTAGCTGTATCTGCCCACCTAAGGCGATGCGTTGTGAGTGTGGCAACAATCATGCAATTGGCAAAATTATAACCAAAAAACCAATTACCCCAACTGCTGATGAGATAAAATCAAATTCAAGATCAAGTTGCTCTAAGATGAGAATCTTTAATATTAAGAGGCAAAAATGA
- a CDS encoding bifunctional C40 family peptidase/M15 family metallopeptidase, with product MRILPLILLFFIFLGCSKQSYTLSELNLNLNLDLNQNANILPDTTLNIKSDKNELLKRYFSIWDNGFDVNITDAMWAFSTYTHQKQKYYGESQILRDEDWFNKHRQNANFAAFKTILKPAIVLKDTAVRSFPTNERLFLSNKPGEGYPFDYLQDSNLEAYHPVLISHFSLDGAWAFIQSDSFTGFISSSDLKILSNNQANKLRKSKFAIFIKDKIAIKDKLGTFKFYSRIGGLVPYTKVENGNFITPEGYKISQNIATTSLDLNSQNAKTIINEMLGMNYGWGGIDSLRDCSAFTKDYFASFGIWLPRNSKAQSKIAKSINLKDLNNNEKKAKIIEFGIPYATLLYMRGHIMLYTGAIDDKISVTHASWGLKTKNNARAIIGRTAITDIEIGKNRDDISNDLLSLVESMNILAPNPKLALQSSYDIKFKNNNIIFSNGESMPYESSSDILNNPGVKDMFALDYPLLKPLNSKLIDAGRIRNKQFFGEIYGKNEAEVKANLTEVIWLKNSLNQKLKFSSINGAAQALQRVSDELDILVENEPNLIIYLKDIGGTFKYRNIAQTNRLSAHSWGIAIDINVAHSHYWLWHKDGYQNQIPYKIIEVFEKNGFIWGGRWEHFDTMHFEYRPEFAALYNTNGK from the coding sequence ATGCGAATTTTACCACTAATTTTACTATTTTTTATATTTTTAGGCTGTTCTAAACAAAGTTATACTTTAAGTGAGTTAAATTTAAATTTAAATCTAGATTTAAATCAAAATGCCAATATACTACCAGATACAACTCTAAATATAAAATCTGACAAAAATGAGCTTTTAAAAAGATATTTTAGCATTTGGGATAATGGGTTTGATGTCAATATAACAGATGCTATGTGGGCATTTAGCACATACACACATCAAAAGCAAAAATATTATGGAGAAAGTCAAATTTTAAGAGATGAAGATTGGTTTAATAAGCATAGACAAAATGCAAATTTTGCCGCTTTTAAAACTATTTTAAAACCAGCAATTGTCCTAAAAGATACAGCAGTTAGAAGTTTTCCTACTAATGAAAGACTATTTTTAAGCAATAAACCAGGCGAAGGATATCCATTTGATTATCTGCAAGACTCAAATTTAGAAGCTTATCACCCGGTGCTTATTTCACACTTTAGCCTTGATGGTGCGTGGGCATTTATACAAAGCGATTCATTTACTGGATTTATATCAAGTAGTGATTTAAAAATATTAAGCAACAATCAAGCCAATAAACTTAGAAAATCTAAATTTGCTATATTTATTAAAGATAAAATTGCAATCAAAGATAAGCTTGGAACTTTTAAATTTTACTCTAGAATAGGCGGTTTAGTACCATATACAAAAGTAGAAAATGGTAATTTTATTACACCTGAGGGGTATAAAATTAGTCAAAATATCGCTACAACTTCACTAGATCTAAACTCGCAAAATGCTAAAACTATTATAAATGAGATGTTGGGTATGAATTATGGCTGGGGAGGAATTGATAGTTTGCGAGATTGTTCGGCATTTACCAAAGATTATTTTGCTAGTTTTGGGATATGGCTTCCACGCAACTCAAAAGCCCAATCTAAAATTGCTAAAAGCATAAATTTAAAAGATCTAAACAATAATGAAAAAAAAGCGAAGATTATTGAATTTGGCATACCTTATGCTACGCTTTTATATATGCGTGGCCACATAATGCTCTATACTGGAGCAATAGATGATAAAATCAGCGTTACTCATGCTTCTTGGGGATTAAAAACTAAAAATAATGCCAGAGCCATCATCGGACGCACTGCTATAACTGATATAGAAATAGGCAAAAATAGAGATGATATTAGCAATGATCTATTAAGCCTTGTAGAATCGATGAATATATTAGCTCCAAATCCAAAATTAGCACTTCAAAGTAGTTATGATATTAAATTTAAAAATAATAATATAATCTTTAGTAATGGAGAGTCTATGCCTTATGAAAGCAGTAGCGATATTTTAAATAATCCTGGAGTAAAAGATATGTTTGCTCTAGATTATCCACTTTTAAAACCTCTAAATTCTAAGTTAATAGATGCTGGTAGAATCAGAAATAAGCAGTTTTTTGGAGAAATTTATGGCAAAAATGAAGCAGAGGTAAAGGCAAATTTAACTGAGGTTATCTGGCTAAAAAATAGTCTAAATCAAAAGCTTAAATTTAGTTCCATCAATGGCGCTGCACAAGCACTACAAAGAGTTAGCGATGAGCTTGATATCTTAGTAGAAAATGAGCCAAATTTAATTATCTATCTTAAGGATATTGGTGGAACATTTAAGTATAGAAATATAGCCCAAACCAATCGTCTCTCAGCTCATAGCTGGGGAATTGCTATAGATATCAATGTAGCACACAGCCACTACTGGCTATGGCATAAAGATGGATATCAAAATCAAATTCCATATAAAATTATAGAAGTTTTTGAAAAAAATGGATTTATCTGGGGCGGCAGATGGGAGCATTTTGATACTATGCATTTTGAGTATCGCCCAGAGTTTGCCGCCCTTTATAATACTAATGGAAAATAG
- the ftsA gene encoding cell division protein FtsA — protein MGIKILGIDIGSTQICAVMVEHDPRSNNSVKVIGMGTIKSQGLKKGSITNIELASNSIKSVVSDVVRVAGTKFDKVIVSISGKDAKNIDCKDVINIPEKEVTIKQIERAISSAEYKVKVPHDYEILHTLPYNFKVDEQDNIEDPLGMNGTRLEVQAHIIAVQKSAIMNLRKAIEKAGLKADNIVLSGYASAISTLNEDEKSLGTVLIDLGGSSCNMVIHSGNSIRYNDFLSVGSLNITTDISTVLHTPPAVAEEIKIKYGTLKAKNNELIVLPDLGDENSSHEVDINVIINVIYMRVEEALMILAKMLSESGYKEYASAGIVLTGGMAKLEGLKELATAIFDNMPVRIARPREFESSIDVFKDPSNSCAIGLCLYGAGYFTPYEIDSERKLRYKDEIMLKPNPFVSIKELDDNASKPVSSSNFSIYDEPVAKSESKPKVELDLKIDDNSDKNNLKSNMNLDKVNSVSKIVNYLKNLF, from the coding sequence GTGGGAATTAAAATATTAGGTATTGATATTGGCTCTACGCAAATTTGTGCTGTGATGGTAGAGCACGACCCAAGGTCAAATAACTCTGTTAAAGTTATTGGTATGGGAACGATTAAATCTCAAGGGTTAAAAAAGGGTTCAATTACAAATATTGAACTAGCATCAAACTCTATAAAGTCAGTAGTAAGCGATGTAGTAAGAGTTGCTGGAACTAAATTTGATAAGGTTATAGTCTCTATATCTGGTAAAGATGCTAAGAATATAGACTGCAAAGATGTGATAAATATTCCTGAAAAAGAGGTTACAATTAAGCAGATCGAACGTGCTATAAGCTCGGCTGAATATAAGGTTAAAGTACCGCATGATTATGAGATTTTGCATACTTTACCATATAATTTTAAGGTTGATGAACAAGATAATATAGAAGACCCTCTAGGTATGAATGGTACTAGATTAGAGGTGCAAGCTCACATTATAGCTGTACAAAAATCTGCTATTATGAATTTAAGAAAAGCTATAGAAAAGGCCGGCTTAAAAGCTGATAATATAGTTTTATCAGGATATGCTTCTGCTATCTCTACGCTAAATGAAGATGAAAAATCTTTAGGCACTGTACTTATAGATCTTGGCGGTTCAAGTTGTAATATGGTAATTCACTCTGGAAATTCAATTAGATATAATGATTTTTTATCAGTAGGTAGTTTAAATATTACTACAGATATATCTACAGTGCTTCATACTCCACCAGCAGTAGCTGAAGAGATCAAAATAAAATATGGAACACTAAAAGCTAAAAATAATGAGCTTATAGTCTTGCCAGATTTAGGCGATGAAAACTCAAGCCACGAAGTAGATATAAATGTGATAATAAATGTTATATATATGCGTGTTGAAGAGGCTTTGATGATCTTGGCTAAAATGCTAAGTGAGAGTGGATATAAGGAGTATGCATCAGCTGGAATAGTCTTAACTGGTGGTATGGCTAAACTTGAAGGCCTTAAAGAGCTAGCAACTGCGATTTTTGATAATATGCCAGTTAGAATTGCTAGACCAAGGGAATTTGAAAGCTCAATTGATGTATTTAAAGATCCATCAAATTCATGTGCAATTGGGCTTTGCTTATATGGTGCTGGATATTTTACTCCATATGAGATAGATTCTGAAAGAAAGCTTCGCTATAAAGATGAGATAATGCTAAAGCCAAATCCTTTTGTATCTATCAAGGAGTTAGACGATAATGCAAGTAAGCCTGTATCAAGCAGTAACTTTAGCATATATGATGAGCCGGTGGCAAAAAGTGAATCTAAGCCAAAAGTTGAGTTGGATTTAAAGATCGATGATAATAGTGATAAAAACAATCTAAAATCAAATATGAACTTAGATAAGGTGAACTCTGTTTCTAAAATTGTGAACTATTTAAAAAATTTATTTTAA
- a CDS encoding class II aldolase and adducin N-terminal domain-containing protein, translated as MNIEYSISEIKKISSSMFKKNFLGIFHGSISARIEHNQFVINKKDAIFDGLSDSDLTLLYSKKDYRWNDASIDADIHLNIYKNIAEAKYVCYSMPPFLTSYSINHSFFEPKDYFGYMKFGNIFIYDPKRFDDWYERAPSEICRHMIEKQTNIVVIKGYGVYVYERTAHDLAKTIALLENSCKLLNLSNGFSGNLT; from the coding sequence ATGAATATAGAATACTCAATAAGCGAGATTAAGAAGATATCATCTTCGATGTTTAAAAAGAATTTTTTAGGTATTTTCCATGGTTCAATTTCAGCTAGAATAGAGCATAATCAATTTGTAATAAATAAAAAAGATGCAATTTTTGATGGGCTTAGTGATAGTGATTTAACGCTATTGTATTCCAAAAAAGATTATAGATGGAATGATGCTAGTATAGATGCTGATATTCATCTTAATATTTATAAAAATATAGCTGAGGCTAAATATGTTTGCTACTCTATGCCGCCATTTTTAACATCATATAGTATTAATCACTCGTTTTTTGAGCCTAAGGATTATTTTGGTTATATGAAATTTGGAAATATTTTTATATATGATCCAAAGCGTTTTGATGATTGGTATGAGCGCGCACCATCTGAAATTTGCCGCCATATGATAGAAAAGCAAACAAATATAGTAGTTATAAAAGGTTATGGTGTTTATGTTTATGAGCGAACAGCTCATGATTTAGCCAAAACAATAGCTTTACTAGAAAATAGTTGCAAGCTATTAAATCTATCAAATGGGTTTAGTGGTAATTTAACTTAA
- a CDS encoding FUSC family protein, with amino-acid sequence MHQIAKFFNHYDPAWFSLSFSIKATISILVCGATGYYIGGFLGMLYAANSSMIIFFLTSLEGNIKQKIGYFTLYIILGVCAILFVSTLFSFHLLFCFFTLIWMMFVGFSTLFNANLNKILTIVNATGLLTIIASNQSSWNLANSLESFIAGSIIAIAFRLTRFGTYGKFTKKSCTMVLDDLINMSQNISDKEFLNLAKQCNEHISQIKKVFANKSSTIKDERLIIHHSKAIFYLYKLEDIYHLLVAMQRYFKSIKNPNLLNALNSEITNNLIQLKNIFIDKNSILKIDALKLARQSDYEIFKASLEVLYSKFELIKDGGEDKITLEYKKQKSLKEILKDITLHNPTIQNSLRLAIGVSIAIIIASFGDVHNGVWIAIGVISMSKDSSYMTKIAGIANIKGAIIGIALASILIHLITNESIFAIFCVISIFLAFYLKSFPPTYAMAAFMCAFAMVYSLILGNAISVVYIRIIDILIGFIVSFGVAFVLFRHTNEIILSHTYIKLLPKFKNLSSSILESSFNTQQNVILNNLTKYHNTITQSDRSKEIKRYLEIYKNLQDISSLLSNLKAYTDLLNKSTKLNIVKDALISDINIISTRFEMIEKRVNKLPYYFYDNMEDRILSQDKQIKFLLLEIAKRQDKMISQSDLLIR; translated from the coding sequence ATGCATCAGATTGCTAAATTTTTTAATCACTACGATCCAGCTTGGTTTTCGCTAAGCTTTTCTATCAAAGCTACTATATCTATATTAGTATGCGGAGCTACTGGATATTATATCGGTGGATTTTTAGGTATGCTATATGCAGCCAATTCATCTATGATTATATTTTTTCTAACTTCACTTGAAGGCAATATAAAACAAAAAATTGGCTATTTTACACTATATATTATCCTTGGCGTATGCGCAATTTTATTTGTTAGTACGCTTTTTAGCTTTCATCTGTTGTTTTGTTTTTTTACACTTATTTGGATGATGTTTGTAGGCTTTAGCACTCTTTTTAATGCAAATTTAAATAAAATTCTAACTATAGTAAATGCTACTGGGCTTCTTACTATCATTGCTTCAAACCAATCTAGCTGGAATCTTGCAAACTCTTTAGAAAGCTTTATAGCTGGGAGTATAATTGCTATTGCTTTTAGGCTTACACGCTTTGGCACATATGGTAAATTTACTAAAAAATCTTGCACAATGGTGCTTGATGATTTAATTAATATGAGTCAAAATATTAGTGATAAGGAGTTTTTAAATTTAGCCAAACAGTGCAATGAGCACATTAGTCAAATCAAAAAGGTCTTTGCCAATAAAAGCTCAACCATAAAAGATGAACGCCTAATCATACACCACTCCAAGGCTATATTTTATCTATATAAATTAGAAGATATTTATCATCTACTTGTTGCTATGCAAAGATACTTTAAATCTATAAAAAATCCAAATTTATTAAACGCTCTAAATAGCGAAATTACAAACAATTTAATTCAATTAAAAAATATATTTATAGATAAAAACAGCATATTAAAAATAGATGCTCTTAAATTGGCTAGGCAGAGCGATTATGAGATTTTTAAGGCATCTTTAGAGGTTCTATACTCCAAATTTGAACTAATAAAAGATGGCGGCGAGGACAAAATCACACTAGAATACAAAAAACAAAAAAGCCTAAAAGAGATACTAAAAGATATAACTCTACACAATCCAACTATACAAAACTCCTTACGCTTAGCTATTGGTGTAAGCATTGCTATTATCATTGCTAGTTTTGGTGATGTGCATAATGGAGTTTGGATAGCTATTGGCGTAATAAGCATGAGTAAAGATAGCTCATATATGACAAAAATAGCTGGAATTGCAAACATAAAAGGCGCTATAATAGGTATTGCTTTAGCATCTATTTTAATTCACTTAATAACCAATGAGAGTATATTTGCCATATTTTGCGTGATATCGATTTTTTTAGCCTTTTATCTTAAAAGCTTTCCACCAACATATGCTATGGCAGCTTTTATGTGTGCATTTGCTATGGTATATTCTCTTATTTTAGGTAATGCAATAAGCGTAGTATATATTAGAATTATTGATATTTTAATAGGCTTTATAGTTTCATTTGGCGTAGCTTTTGTGCTATTTCGCCACACTAATGAGATTATACTAAGTCATACATATATAAAGCTTTTACCTAAATTTAAAAACCTTAGCAGTAGTATTCTTGAAAGCAGTTTTAACACCCAACAAAATGTAATACTAAATAATCTAACAAAATATCACAACACAATCACCCAAAGCGATAGAAGCAAAGAGATAAAAAGATATCTAGAAATCTACAAAAATCTACAAGATATTAGCTCTCTTCTTAGCAATCTTAAAGCCTATACCGATTTACTTAATAAATCAACCAAACTAAACATAGTCAAAGATGCACTAATCTCAGATATAAACATAATCTCAACAAGATTTGAAATGATAGAAAAAAGAGTAAATAAACTTCCATACTATTTTTATGATAATATGGAAGATAGAATCCTAAGCCAAGATAAGCAGATTAAATTTCTACTCTTAGAGATTGCTAAAAGACAAGATAAGATGATATCTCAAAGCGATCTACTTATTAGATGA
- the ftsZ gene encoding cell division protein FtsZ, whose translation MSGFTVEEKKNIYGAKIKVVGVGGGGGNMINHIIREGINNEDGMKTVDLIIANTDAQALDSSTAPHKIQLGEKKTRGLGAGMQPNVGKEAAIESYEEIKTTLEYSDIVFIASGFGGGTGTGAAPIVAQAAKEIGALTIAVVTTPFKFEGNKRMRLAVEGINELKKECDSVVVVPNEKLSNIVDRKAGIKDSFKIVDSILARAVNGMSSIVLSHGESDINLDFADVKTAMSHRGLSLMGVGEAQGDGAAQEALKCAMQSPLLDDMDIKGAMGAIVHFTIHPDCPMSDMTEAMEIIESAADPDADIFWGTKCDINMPIDKVLVTLVATGFSDNNVAKLQPAKESAPVKTEEPKESIFSYRRVSGLDLNINSDDLDIPTISRHQLD comes from the coding sequence ATGAGTGGTTTTACTGTAGAAGAAAAAAAGAATATTTATGGTGCTAAGATAAAAGTTGTCGGCGTAGGCGGTGGCGGCGGTAATATGATCAATCATATCATTAGAGAAGGTATTAATAATGAAGATGGTATGAAAACTGTAGATCTAATAATTGCTAATACTGATGCGCAAGCCTTAGATAGCTCAACAGCTCCACACAAAATTCAACTAGGTGAGAAAAAAACTAGAGGTCTAGGTGCTGGTATGCAGCCAAATGTTGGTAAAGAGGCTGCAATTGAGAGCTATGAAGAGATTAAGACAACTTTGGAGTATTCTGATATTGTATTTATAGCTTCTGGTTTTGGCGGTGGTACTGGTACTGGTGCAGCTCCTATTGTAGCTCAAGCTGCTAAAGAGATTGGTGCATTGACAATTGCCGTAGTTACCACCCCATTTAAATTCGAAGGCAATAAAAGAATGCGCCTTGCTGTTGAAGGGATTAATGAGCTTAAAAAAGAGTGCGATAGCGTAGTAGTTGTACCAAATGAGAAATTAAGTAATATAGTAGATAGAAAAGCTGGCATAAAAGATAGTTTTAAAATAGTTGATAGTATATTGGCACGCGCTGTAAATGGTATGAGTTCTATAGTGCTTAGCCATGGCGAAAGTGATATTAACCTTGACTTTGCTGATGTTAAAACAGCTATGAGTCATAGAGGTTTATCGCTTATGGGAGTTGGTGAGGCTCAAGGCGATGGTGCAGCTCAAGAGGCTTTAAAATGCGCTATGCAATCTCCACTTTTAGATGATATGGATATTAAAGGTGCTATGGGTGCTATAGTTCATTTTACTATCCATCCAGATTGTCCGATGAGTGATATGACTGAGGCTATGGAAATTATAGAATCAGCAGCTGATCCTGATGCAGATATATTCTGGGGTACAAAATGTGATATTAATATGCCTATTGATAAGGTATTAGTAACCTTAGTTGCTACTGGTTTTAGTGATAATAATGTAGCTAAACTTCAACCAGCTAAAGAGAGCGCTCCGGTTAAAACTGAAGAGCCAAAAGAGAGTATATTTAGTTATCGTAGAGTCTCTGGGCTAGATTTAAATATAAATAGCGATGATTTAGATATTCCAACTATTAGTCGTCATCAATTAGACTAA
- the gltS gene encoding sodium/glutamate symporter, with protein sequence MEITLDFYSTLCAMVFVLLLGAFIIKKSKFLQDYNIPEPVVGGIIVAVAIFIANRYAGINFNFDGSLKDPLMLAFYASIGLSADFAAFKKGGKILFVFLFIVTGLLILQNLAGVGVALAMGENPLIGLLSGSITMSGGHGTGAAWAAEFIKEPYSYAPAMEIAMAAATFGLIAGGIIGGPVARYLVVKNNLIANNVANKDDSTLFEKPEKERLITAGSFVESLALIAICLLVGTELKKIVTFVTMPTFVWCLLVGAVLRNLLSITKIHTVFDREVSVIGNVSLSLFLAFALMTINISQLISLALPMLAILIVQIVIMVFYAIFITYRFCGKNYDAAVLSVGHCGFGLGATPTALVNMQTVTKHYGPSHMAFIVVPLVGAFFIDIINAFVISGMVSLPIFH encoded by the coding sequence ATGGAAATTACACTTGATTTTTACTCAACTCTTTGTGCAATGGTTTTTGTACTCTTACTAGGTGCTTTTATTATCAAAAAGAGCAAATTCTTGCAAGATTATAATATTCCTGAGCCTGTTGTAGGTGGTATTATTGTAGCTGTTGCAATATTTATCGCTAATAGATATGCTGGAATAAATTTTAATTTTGATGGCTCTTTAAAAGATCCATTAATGCTTGCATTTTATGCTAGTATAGGTCTTAGTGCTGATTTTGCAGCATTTAAAAAGGGTGGAAAAATTCTTTTTGTATTTTTATTTATAGTTACTGGCTTATTGATTTTACAAAATTTAGCCGGTGTCGGTGTAGCCTTGGCTATGGGTGAAAATCCACTTATTGGCCTACTATCAGGTTCAATTACAATGAGTGGCGGACATGGTACTGGCGCAGCATGGGCAGCTGAGTTTATAAAAGAGCCTTATAGTTATGCTCCAGCTATGGAAATAGCAATGGCAGCAGCTACATTTGGGTTAATTGCTGGTGGTATTATCGGTGGTCCAGTGGCTAGATATTTAGTGGTTAAAAATAATCTAATAGCTAATAATGTAGCAAATAAAGATGATTCGACTCTATTTGAAAAACCTGAAAAAGAGAGATTGATTACTGCTGGTTCATTTGTTGAGTCTTTAGCTCTTATTGCTATATGTTTGCTTGTAGGTACTGAACTAAAAAAAATTGTAACATTTGTTACTATGCCGACATTTGTATGGTGTTTGCTAGTTGGTGCAGTGCTTAGAAATCTTTTATCAATTACTAAAATTCATACAGTATTTGATCGTGAAGTCTCTGTAATTGGTAATGTGAGTCTATCGCTATTTTTAGCATTTGCCTTGATGACTATCAATATTTCTCAGCTTATATCTCTTGCGCTTCCAATGCTAGCAATTCTTATAGTGCAAATTGTTATTATGGTGTTTTATGCGATATTTATTACATATAGATTTTGTGGTAAAAATTACGACGCAGCAGTGCTATCAGTAGGGCATTGTGGATTTGGTCTTGGTGCGACGCCTACAGCACTTGTAAATATGCAAACAGTAACTAAACATTATGGTCCAAGCCATATGGCATTTATTGTAGTTCCTTTAGTTGGTGCGTTCTTTATAGATATTATAAATGCATTTGTAATCTCTGGAATGGTAAGCCTACCTATTTTCCATTAG